The following are encoded together in the Neofelis nebulosa isolate mNeoNeb1 chromosome 9, mNeoNeb1.pri, whole genome shotgun sequence genome:
- the ID1 gene encoding DNA-binding protein inhibitor ID-1 → MKVATGSAAAAAGPSCALKAGKTAGGAGEVVRCLSEQSVAISRCAGGAGARLPALLDEQQVNVLLYDMNGCYSRLKELVPTLPQNRKVSRVEILQHVIDYIWDLELELNSESQVGTPGGRGLPARAPLSTLNGEISALAAEAACVPADDRILCR, encoded by the exons ATGAAGGTCGCCACTGGCAGCGCCGCGGCCGCCGCGGGCCCCAGCTGCGCGCTGAAGGCCGGCAAGACCGCAGGCGGCGCGGGCGAGGTGGTGCGCTGTCTGTCCGAGCAGAGCGTGGCCATCTCGCGCTGCGCGGGGGGCGCCGGCGCGCGCCTGCCTGCCCTGCTCGACGAGCAGCAGGTGAATGTGCTGCTCTACGACATGAACGGCTGCTACTCGCGCCTCAAGGAGCTggtgcccaccctcccccagaaCCGTAAGGTGAGCCGGGTGGAGATCCTCCAGCACGTCATCGACTACATCTGGGACCTGGAGTTGGAGCTGAACTCGGAATCCCAAGTCGGGACCCCCGGGGGCCGGGGGCTCCCGGCCCGGGCTCCGCTGAGCACCCTCAACGGCGAGATCAGCGCTCTGGCGGCCGAG GCGGCTTGTGTTCCAGCGGACGATCGCATTTTGTGTCGCTGA